Proteins co-encoded in one Capsicum annuum cultivar UCD-10X-F1 chromosome 9, UCD10Xv1.1, whole genome shotgun sequence genomic window:
- the LOC107842952 gene encoding uncharacterized protein LOC107842952 isoform X1, which translates to MENHHPSTRLSMDSSASSSHDELDLEMNRQVVITCPPDINLPLSAERSPPLQPWNSEHCDILDVGLGTQVYETESSLSAPKVGRKCAKRLDSIWGAWVFFSFYFKPVLNEKSKAKMVRDSNGYSGFDKSDLQLDVFMVQHDMENLYMWVFKERPENALGKMQLRSYMNGHSRQGERPFPFSVEKGFVRSHRMQRKHYRGLSNPQCIHGIEVVPSPSLMVLDEEERKRWMELTGRELNFSIPHEASDFSSWRNLPNTEFELERPLPPPIKSNPHSNPKKLANGSGLNLLTQPSNHSNGDAMDLLPANGKRKKDFFPHGNEEECYLQVNPPSYQTPDLEIHPTEPHWLHDFTGVMRDVYGPVTAAKSIYEDEQGYLIVLSLPFVDLQRVKVSWRNTLTHGIIKVSGLSTSRMPFINRQNRTLKLDNSSSEHCPPGEFVREIPLSTRIPEDAKIEAYYDETGTALEMLVPKLCEGPEEHEVRVCLRPHLGGNDLMLT; encoded by the coding sequence atgGAGAATCATCACCCTTCAACCCGTTTGTCCATGGATTCGAGTGCATCTTCTTCACATGATGAATTAGACCTCGAGATGAATCGACAAGTAGTCATAACTTGTCCACCTGACATTAATTTGCCTTTATCAGCTGAGCGGAGCCCTCCTCTGCAGCCATGGAACTCAGAACATTGTGATATTCTTGATGTTGGGCTTGGGACTCAGGTTTATGAGACTGAAAGTTCACTTAGTGCACCTAAGGTTGGAAGGAAATGTGCGAAACGGTTGGATAGTATTTGGGGTGCTTGGGTTTTCTTTAGCTTTTATTTTAAGCCTGTTCTGAATGAGAAATCCAAGGCAAAGATGGTACGGGATAGTAATGGATATTCCGGGTTTGATAAGTCTGATCTCCAGCTTGATGTATTTATGGTTCAGCATGACATGGAGAATCTATATATGTGGGTTTTCAAGGAAAGGCCTGAGAATGCATTGGGTAAGATGCAGCTCCGGAGTTACATGAACGGGCATTCTCGTCAAGGGGAGCGTCCGTTTCCCTTTAGTGTTGAAAAGGGTTTTGTTCGATCTCATAGAATGCAGAGGAAGCACTACAGGGGTCTATCAAATCCTCAGTGTATTCATGGGATTGAAGTCGTTCCATCTCCCAGTCTCATGGTTCTTGATGAAGAGGAGCGCAAAAGATGGATGGAACTAACAGGTAGGGAACTCAACTTCAGTATCCCACACGAAGCAAGCGATTTCAGTTCATGGAGGAATCTCCCCAACACTGAATTTGAGCTTGAGAGACCACTCCCACCGCCAATTAAGAGTAATCCACATTCCAACCCAAAGAAGCTGGCTAATGGATCAGGGCTTAATTTGTTAACTCAGCCATCCAATCACAGCAATGGGGACGCAATGGATCTACTACCTGCCAATGGCAAAAGGAAAAAGGATTTCTTCCCTCACGGAAATGAAGAGGAGTGTTACCTACAAGTAAATCCTCCTTCCTATCAAACGCCGGATCTTGAAATTCACCCAACTGAACCGCATTGGTTACATGACTTTACTGGGGTGATGAGGGATGTCTACGGGCCTGTCACAGCTGCAAAAAGCATATATGAAGATGAACAAGGTTACTTGATTGTACTCAGTTTGCCATTCGTAGATCTTCAGAGGGTGAAGGTTTCCTGGCGAAACACGCTTACACATGGTATAATAAAGGTGTCTGGTTTAAGCACATCTCGGATGCCATTCATCAACAGACAAAACAGGACTTTGAAGCTTGACAATTCATCCTCAGAACACTGCCCTCCGGGTGAGTTTGTCAGAGAGATTCCTCTCTCAACCAGAATTCCTGAAGATGCCAAAATCGAAGCATACTACGACGAAACAGGAACTGCACTCGAGATGTTGGTACCTAAACTTTGTGAAGGGCCTGAAGAACATGAAGTTCGTGTTTGCCTCCGTCCTCACCTTGGGGGAAATGATCTCATGTTGACCTAA
- the LOC107842952 gene encoding uncharacterized protein LOC107842952 isoform X2: MVRDSNGYSGFDKSDLQLDVFMVQHDMENLYMWVFKERPENALGKMQLRSYMNGHSRQGERPFPFSVEKGFVRSHRMQRKHYRGLSNPQCIHGIEVVPSPSLMVLDEEERKRWMELTGRELNFSIPHEASDFSSWRNLPNTEFELERPLPPPIKSNPHSNPKKLANGSGLNLLTQPSNHSNGDAMDLLPANGKRKKDFFPHGNEEECYLQVNPPSYQTPDLEIHPTEPHWLHDFTGVMRDVYGPVTAAKSIYEDEQGYLIVLSLPFVDLQRVKVSWRNTLTHGIIKVSGLSTSRMPFINRQNRTLKLDNSSSEHCPPGEFVREIPLSTRIPEDAKIEAYYDETGTALEMLVPKLCEGPEEHEVRVCLRPHLGGNDLMLT, translated from the coding sequence ATGGTACGGGATAGTAATGGATATTCCGGGTTTGATAAGTCTGATCTCCAGCTTGATGTATTTATGGTTCAGCATGACATGGAGAATCTATATATGTGGGTTTTCAAGGAAAGGCCTGAGAATGCATTGGGTAAGATGCAGCTCCGGAGTTACATGAACGGGCATTCTCGTCAAGGGGAGCGTCCGTTTCCCTTTAGTGTTGAAAAGGGTTTTGTTCGATCTCATAGAATGCAGAGGAAGCACTACAGGGGTCTATCAAATCCTCAGTGTATTCATGGGATTGAAGTCGTTCCATCTCCCAGTCTCATGGTTCTTGATGAAGAGGAGCGCAAAAGATGGATGGAACTAACAGGTAGGGAACTCAACTTCAGTATCCCACACGAAGCAAGCGATTTCAGTTCATGGAGGAATCTCCCCAACACTGAATTTGAGCTTGAGAGACCACTCCCACCGCCAATTAAGAGTAATCCACATTCCAACCCAAAGAAGCTGGCTAATGGATCAGGGCTTAATTTGTTAACTCAGCCATCCAATCACAGCAATGGGGACGCAATGGATCTACTACCTGCCAATGGCAAAAGGAAAAAGGATTTCTTCCCTCACGGAAATGAAGAGGAGTGTTACCTACAAGTAAATCCTCCTTCCTATCAAACGCCGGATCTTGAAATTCACCCAACTGAACCGCATTGGTTACATGACTTTACTGGGGTGATGAGGGATGTCTACGGGCCTGTCACAGCTGCAAAAAGCATATATGAAGATGAACAAGGTTACTTGATTGTACTCAGTTTGCCATTCGTAGATCTTCAGAGGGTGAAGGTTTCCTGGCGAAACACGCTTACACATGGTATAATAAAGGTGTCTGGTTTAAGCACATCTCGGATGCCATTCATCAACAGACAAAACAGGACTTTGAAGCTTGACAATTCATCCTCAGAACACTGCCCTCCGGGTGAGTTTGTCAGAGAGATTCCTCTCTCAACCAGAATTCCTGAAGATGCCAAAATCGAAGCATACTACGACGAAACAGGAACTGCACTCGAGATGTTGGTACCTAAACTTTGTGAAGGGCCTGAAGAACATGAAGTTCGTGTTTGCCTCCGTCCTCACCTTGGGGGAAATGATCTCATGTTGACCTAA